A stretch of the Maridesulfovibrio bastinii DSM 16055 genome encodes the following:
- a CDS encoding response regulator codes for MSRNMLDELNNKADTLIERLSESLITPLWNVDQAALNRIIISEMEDKRIQAILVTEDNNHNIFAGKVRNSEAEIEDFKRWPSGDLITRKSVITVLRQPIGSVEVFLTKKYIQQELLNSLFKSLLRTMIMVVLLMVSIFITLRKILLVPMMQLSRTAEIISKEKDYSVRMKEYHSGEMGKFIRNFNNMLEQIQDQDSKLKEYSKQLQQKVQQSNEHLENSYKELKITNEKLKQARDTAETASRSKSEFLANVSHEIRTPMNAIIGMTDQVLTTELTHRQRANLKVVQNSGRTLLHLINDILDFSKIEAGKMELEEVNFDLYQMINDVSDLFVDQMNTSKTELIIDISPEVPKRIIADPLRLRQVIVNLTANAVKFTNEGEITIGISVERSQPRSVELLFSIKDTGIGIPKEAQENLFKAFTQADGSTTRKYGGTGLGLTISKKIVNLMNGQIWVKSTQGVGSTFFFTGEFMRAPEASVSNYQLPDSLKDSTALIIEDNIGARNVVKRYLEQFGIKSEATSSAEQGIELIDKKSESEPYKFVIMDLSLPGMSGADASKMIRESYSSATLPIILITATELGEAISKASRSGINKILTKPLRQSILFDVIMDIFGHGEQKEPQKEKAVEIPEEFSGYKALLVEDNPVNRQVAIQILESSGLEIETSENGLQALSRIRESDFDIVLMDIQMPEMDGYEATKMIRTQLGLKDLPIIAMTAHAMRGDRDKCLSAGMNDYIPKPIDRETLFNSIRYYLKGKESSRSRKMATAEKADDELSKYTEIAVHEALNRIGGNMSTLITIMMSFLDYNKDFAPKMEEMLDQGRLDEAGDFAHTLKGSAANLSAFKLSAAAKRLEKACKERNKIEAEEAFQETVRRFEKYSIDAMKLKEDQS; via the coding sequence ATGAGCAGAAATATGCTTGATGAGCTGAACAACAAGGCAGATACGCTGATTGAAAGACTCTCGGAATCCTTGATTACTCCTCTATGGAATGTTGATCAGGCCGCACTGAACAGAATTATTATCTCCGAAATGGAGGATAAAAGAATTCAGGCTATTCTGGTTACGGAAGATAACAATCACAACATCTTTGCCGGAAAAGTCAGAAATTCCGAAGCCGAGATTGAAGATTTCAAACGCTGGCCTTCCGGCGATCTTATAACAAGAAAATCTGTAATAACAGTGCTTAGGCAACCTATTGGCTCTGTAGAAGTCTTTTTAACCAAAAAATATATCCAGCAGGAATTGCTAAACTCCCTGTTTAAATCACTTCTGCGCACCATGATTATGGTTGTTCTGCTTATGGTGAGCATATTCATCACCCTGCGTAAAATTCTGCTCGTTCCTATGATGCAGCTCTCAAGGACTGCGGAAATTATATCAAAGGAAAAAGACTACAGTGTCAGGATGAAGGAATACCATTCAGGAGAAATGGGTAAATTTATTCGCAATTTCAATAACATGCTTGAGCAGATTCAAGATCAGGACAGTAAACTTAAAGAATATTCGAAACAACTGCAGCAAAAAGTACAGCAAAGTAATGAACACCTTGAAAACAGCTATAAAGAGCTGAAAATAACCAACGAAAAACTTAAACAGGCCAGAGATACGGCCGAAACAGCATCAAGATCGAAAAGTGAATTTCTGGCTAACGTCAGCCACGAAATCCGTACTCCCATGAATGCCATTATCGGCATGACTGATCAGGTTTTGACCACAGAACTGACCCACAGGCAACGCGCCAACCTTAAAGTTGTACAGAATTCAGGGCGAACACTGCTCCATTTGATAAACGACATACTCGATTTTTCAAAAATTGAAGCAGGAAAAATGGAGCTTGAAGAGGTAAATTTCGATCTTTATCAGATGATAAATGATGTCTCTGATCTTTTCGTAGATCAGATGAATACCTCAAAAACAGAACTGATTATTGATATTTCACCCGAAGTTCCCAAAAGAATTATCGCTGACCCCCTGCGCTTAAGACAGGTGATAGTGAACCTCACGGCCAATGCGGTAAAATTCACTAACGAGGGTGAAATAACCATCGGTATTTCCGTTGAACGCAGTCAGCCCAGAAGTGTCGAGCTGCTCTTTTCCATCAAGGATACCGGTATAGGTATCCCTAAAGAAGCACAGGAAAATCTTTTCAAAGCATTTACTCAGGCTGATGGGTCGACAACCAGAAAATATGGCGGAACAGGTCTCGGACTTACAATTTCTAAAAAAATTGTAAATCTCATGAATGGCCAGATTTGGGTCAAAAGTACACAGGGAGTCGGAAGTACTTTCTTCTTCACCGGTGAATTCATGCGCGCACCGGAAGCCAGTGTCTCCAATTATCAACTCCCGGATTCCCTGAAAGATTCAACGGCTCTTATTATTGAGGACAACATCGGGGCGCGAAACGTTGTAAAAAGATATCTGGAACAGTTTGGAATAAAATCTGAAGCAACTTCCTCGGCAGAACAGGGTATCGAATTAATAGATAAAAAGTCAGAAAGTGAACCTTATAAATTTGTTATTATGGACCTGAGCCTGCCCGGCATGAGCGGGGCTGACGCTTCAAAAATGATTAGAGAATCATATTCGTCAGCAACTCTGCCTATAATACTGATCACCGCAACGGAGCTTGGTGAAGCAATCTCCAAAGCAAGCCGCAGCGGCATCAATAAAATTCTGACCAAACCTTTACGTCAGTCTATTCTTTTTGACGTAATCATGGATATTTTCGGCCACGGTGAACAAAAAGAACCCCAGAAAGAAAAGGCCGTGGAGATTCCCGAAGAATTCTCCGGCTATAAAGCTCTTCTTGTTGAGGATAATCCTGTAAACAGGCAGGTCGCCATTCAGATTCTTGAAAGCTCGGGACTTGAAATTGAAACATCTGAAAACGGACTACAGGCCCTATCAAGGATTCGTGAATCAGACTTTGACATTGTGCTTATGGATATCCAGATGCCTGAGATGGACGGATATGAAGCTACGAAGATGATCCGCACCCAGCTCGGATTGAAAGATCTGCCCATAATTGCAATGACAGCCCATGCCATGCGCGGCGACCGTGATAAGTGCCTTTCAGCCGGTATGAATGATTACATCCCCAAACCGATAGACCGGGAAACACTTTTTAATTCTATCCGCTACTATCTCAAGGGCAAAGAATCATCCCGCTCACGCAAAATGGCCACAGCGGAAAAGGCAGATGATGAACTTTCAAAATACACGGAAATAGCAGTCCATGAAGCTCTAAACCGTATCGGCGGAAATATGAGTACTCTGATAACAATTATGATGAGTTTTCTGGACTACAATAAAGATTTTGCCCCAAAAATGGAAGAAATGCTTGATCAGGGCAGGCTCGATGAAGCCGGTGATTTTGCACACACTTTAAAAGGATCAGCTGCGAACCTTTCAGCATTTAAACTTAGTGCCGCAGCCAAAAGACTTGAAAAAGCCTGCAAGGAAAGAAATAAGATTGAAGCTGAAGAAGCCTTTCAGGAGACTGTAAGAAGATTCGAAAAATACAGTATTGATGCCATGAAGTTGAAAGAGGACCAATCCTGA
- the aroL gene encoding shikimate kinase AroL, with protein sequence MLNSNIYLIGYRACGKTTVGKLLAAESGLEFADTDVMSVSFCGCEIATLVENEGWDRFRDIESNMLRETCRRKGLVVSCGGGIVLRPENRKILSESSTVYLEAPSSVLAERLEADPIHGQRPSLTGKSIVEEVRDVLEQRRNLYEESAFIKIDATRDPLDIVSELIERFNIGIKGDMA encoded by the coding sequence ATGCTAAATTCAAATATATATTTAATCGGGTACAGAGCCTGTGGTAAAACTACCGTAGGTAAACTTCTGGCTGCTGAGAGCGGACTTGAGTTTGCCGATACCGATGTGATGAGTGTTTCTTTCTGCGGTTGTGAAATAGCTACTCTGGTGGAAAATGAAGGCTGGGACCGCTTCCGCGATATTGAATCAAATATGCTGCGTGAAACATGCAGGCGTAAAGGGCTGGTTGTTTCATGCGGGGGTGGAATTGTTTTGCGCCCTGAAAATCGTAAAATACTTTCTGAATCCAGCACTGTTTATCTTGAAGCCCCGTCTTCAGTACTGGCTGAGAGACTTGAAGCAGACCCGATACATGGTCAACGTCCATCGCTGACAGGTAAAAGCATTGTTGAGGAAGTTCGCGATGTGCTGGAACAGCGTAGAAATTTATATGAAGAATCGGCTTTTATAAAAATAGATGCAACGCGGGATCCGCTGGATATCGTTTCGGAATTGATTGAAAGGTTTAATATTGGAATTAAGGGAGATATGGCATGA
- a CDS encoding NAD+ synthase, with the protein MKIALLQLNFTVGDVEGNFDRLVSAINKAAADGAQLCVASELAVTGYPPRDLLLNSSFVEKCRGAVDKLSSALPDGVTLIVGGVDRNNNCDGNPLKNTAWVVKKGEKGRAYYKWLLPTYDVFDEQRYFEPSKDVNIFETDGTSVGITICEDVWNDRDIKGNKRYSGNPVSILVEAGAEIIVNLSASPFNIGKQKEREALLGDIAGKYSVPVCYANQVGGNDDLVFDGRSCVFGKDGQLAARAYGFKEDILIIDTDKMSEGRIEEDDFSKESEAWRAMVCGVRDYMAKTGFTNAVIGLSGGIDSSLTAAVAVEALGAENVLGILMPSPYSSKGSVDDSLALAANLGIKTHTIAINSLMDGFEQALEPVFKGLPPNVAEENIQSRIRGNIVMAVSNKLGALLLTTGNKSELAVGYCTIYGDMAGGLAVISDLFKSIVFDVCRWLNTLGRGEIIPPSVISKPPSAELRPDQKDEDSLPPYDILDRILELRIEYYRSEDEIIAETGFDPEVVAKVLRLVKFSEFKRKQAAPGLKITSRAFGTGWRMPIACRFRG; encoded by the coding sequence ATGAAGATAGCCCTTTTGCAGTTGAATTTTACTGTCGGAGATGTTGAAGGCAATTTTGATAGGCTGGTTTCCGCTATTAATAAGGCGGCAGCGGATGGAGCACAGTTGTGTGTGGCCTCGGAACTGGCAGTTACCGGATATCCGCCGCGTGATTTACTGCTGAACTCCTCTTTTGTTGAAAAATGCAGAGGTGCAGTGGATAAACTCTCCTCGGCTCTTCCTGATGGAGTGACCCTTATTGTAGGGGGGGTGGACCGTAACAATAACTGTGACGGCAACCCGCTGAAAAACACTGCATGGGTTGTTAAAAAAGGTGAAAAGGGCAGGGCATATTACAAATGGCTTTTGCCAACCTATGATGTTTTTGACGAGCAGAGATATTTTGAGCCATCCAAAGATGTAAATATTTTTGAAACCGATGGTACCAGTGTCGGAATAACTATATGTGAGGATGTCTGGAACGATCGTGATATTAAAGGAAATAAACGCTATTCCGGCAATCCTGTTTCCATTTTGGTTGAAGCCGGAGCGGAAATTATAGTTAACCTTTCCGCCTCTCCTTTTAATATCGGCAAACAGAAGGAGCGCGAAGCACTGCTGGGCGATATTGCGGGAAAATACAGTGTTCCTGTCTGCTATGCCAATCAGGTCGGTGGAAACGATGATCTGGTTTTTGACGGGAGGAGCTGCGTTTTTGGTAAGGACGGACAACTAGCTGCAAGGGCTTACGGTTTTAAAGAAGATATTCTTATAATTGATACCGATAAAATGTCCGAAGGGCGCATAGAAGAAGATGATTTTTCCAAAGAATCTGAAGCATGGCGGGCTATGGTCTGCGGTGTTCGCGATTATATGGCCAAAACAGGGTTCACTAATGCGGTCATTGGGCTTTCAGGCGGAATAGATTCTTCGCTTACTGCTGCTGTAGCGGTAGAAGCTCTGGGTGCTGAAAACGTACTTGGTATTCTGATGCCTTCCCCTTATTCAAGCAAAGGCAGTGTTGATGATTCTCTGGCACTGGCTGCAAATCTCGGCATCAAAACCCATACAATAGCTATAAACAGCCTTATGGACGGATTTGAACAGGCTCTTGAACCAGTCTTCAAGGGACTGCCGCCTAATGTAGCCGAGGAAAATATTCAGTCCAGAATCAGGGGAAATATCGTGATGGCAGTTTCCAATAAACTTGGAGCCTTGCTGCTGACAACCGGTAACAAAAGTGAGCTGGCTGTCGGATACTGTACTATCTATGGAGATATGGCAGGAGGGCTTGCTGTTATTTCCGATCTTTTTAAGTCCATTGTTTTTGATGTCTGCCGCTGGCTTAATACCCTTGGACGTGGAGAAATAATTCCACCGTCAGTAATTTCAAAGCCGCCATCTGCCGAACTTCGTCCTGATCAGAAAGATGAAGATTCGCTGCCGCCCTACGATATACTTGATAGAATACTGGAATTGAGAATTGAATATTACAGGTCTGAAGATGAGATCATCGCTGAAACAGGTTTTGATCCTGAAGTTGTTGCCAAGGTTTTGAGGCTTGTTAAATTTTCGGAATTCAAGCGTAAACAGGCTGCACCGGGATTGAAAATTACTTCCAGAGCATTCGGAACAGGCTGGAGAATGCCGATAGCCTGCCGCTTCAGGGGATAG
- the aroC gene encoding chorismate synthase, translating into MSGNTFGKIFSLTTYGESHGPGLGGVIDGCPAGIALTEDIIQLELDRRKPGQGIAATARKEADKVKLLSGIFEGRTTGTPIGFHIENTDHRSKDYSKIMDVYRPGHADLTYDAKYGVRDYRGGGRSSGRETVSRVVGGAVAQEFLKSSGISCQAYTVAIGGINAKVTDAEGAVNRPFFSPDDSIIPEWESKIKKVRSDGDTLGGVVEICLNGVPAGLGEPVFDKLDARLAYALMGVGAVKGVEIGSGFAASAATGSTNNDFMQQGGFKSNNAGGILGGISSGQQIIVRAHVKPIPSIAKEQQTVDKNGREVAISIGGRHDICAIPRIVPVLKAMAMLSLADFVLLQRRM; encoded by the coding sequence ATGAGCGGCAATACATTCGGTAAAATTTTCAGCCTGACAACTTATGGAGAGTCCCACGGTCCCGGACTTGGCGGTGTTATTGACGGATGTCCTGCCGGGATAGCTCTGACTGAAGATATTATCCAGCTTGAACTGGACAGGCGCAAACCGGGGCAGGGAATAGCTGCCACCGCCCGCAAGGAAGCCGATAAAGTAAAATTGCTTTCAGGTATTTTTGAAGGCCGCACAACCGGTACCCCTATTGGATTCCATATTGAAAATACAGATCACCGTTCAAAAGATTACAGCAAAATAATGGATGTTTATCGTCCCGGACACGCTGACCTTACTTATGATGCCAAATATGGCGTCCGGGATTATCGTGGTGGCGGGCGTTCCTCCGGGCGTGAGACTGTTTCACGCGTTGTCGGTGGAGCTGTTGCTCAGGAATTTTTGAAATCTTCAGGGATTTCGTGTCAGGCTTATACTGTTGCTATCGGTGGCATCAACGCAAAGGTTACTGATGCTGAAGGAGCTGTGAACAGGCCTTTCTTCAGTCCTGATGATTCTATTATCCCCGAATGGGAATCAAAGATTAAAAAGGTCCGCTCAGATGGCGATACTCTCGGTGGAGTCGTGGAAATATGTCTGAACGGAGTCCCGGCAGGTCTTGGTGAGCCTGTTTTTGATAAACTGGATGCCCGCCTTGCTTATGCTCTTATGGGTGTCGGTGCCGTAAAAGGTGTTGAAATAGGCTCAGGATTTGCCGCTTCAGCAGCGACTGGAAGTACTAATAATGATTTTATGCAACAGGGCGGATTCAAATCAAATAATGCCGGAGGCATTCTTGGTGGAATCTCCAGCGGGCAGCAGATTATAGTCAGAGCCCATGTAAAACCCATACCGTCCATAGCAAAAGAGCAGCAGACAGTTGATAAGAACGGCAGGGAAGTGGCTATAAGTATCGGAGGCCGTCACGATATCTGTGCCATTCCGAGAATTGTTCCTGTTCTGAAAGCTATGGCGATGCTGAGTCTTGCGGACTTTGTTTTACTTCAACGCAGGATGTAG